ATCAATGACCTCCTACACCACAGCATCAGATTCTGAAGATACAGTAGGCAGTGTGGAACCGCCTCTCCTCACAGAGGAACTAAAGTGTGAACCAGATTCCCTTCTGGAGCCTGTGAAACCCAGTGTCCAGAGCAGCACTTACTCTGAGCATCCACAGCTCAAGACGCCAGTAGACATCACTGATGAAGATGAGCCCAGTCAAGGAACAACAGAAGACAGTGGAAATCTCCATATTGAGAGTACAGAATCAGAACTTTTCCAAAGTGCTCAACCAGAACCAAAAACCCCAACCAGAGCATCTGTCGTCCCATTCAATACACCGGATTACCGCTTCGAGTGCATCTGTGGAGAGCTCGGTCTCGTGGACTATAAGGCTCGGGTCCAGTGCCTGAACTGTCTGCTCTGGCAGCACGCTGAGTGTGTTAATTACAAAGAGGAGAACCTGGAAACGACTCCGTTCTATTGCCCTCACTGCCTGGTGGCCATGACACCTGTGTCTACTGGTGCCACTCTGATCATCTCTCCCAGCTCCATTTGCCACCAGTGGGTGGATGAAATTAACCGGCACATTCACACATCCTCCCTCAGAGTGCTGGTAAGGAGCAACCAGAGATCTACTACTATTTAGTCATACTCATTAGTTGTAGGGACTTTGTTTCTACTAACTTCAGAAGAATTTGCTGATTTGTTCAGTGACTCCTGCATGATATCTTGAATGATGTTTGGCTGTACGCTTCATCTTTACTCCAGTAGGTGTAAGTCTCATTCAGCGTAGTTTAGTCCTTAAATCCTCCCAACAACTACTAAAGCTGACCGAATTTAGTTTTGAGTCTGACATCATGAAATCATTCCAACCAAAATTCTTTCCCAATTACCGTTAAGTCACCAAAAACCTCCGAACGATATCCACTGTTGTCCAGATCTTGTTTTGAATCTGATGGAATTTCTTCACCGATGCCGTTCAACCGGTAAGTCTGTCCGAACAATATATAGTGTTaactgaatcttttttttttagtccaGCCAAATTCCTTTGCCATTTTGTGCTTACGGTCGCATACTTTCACAGTAAGTTCCTCCATCcatcaaatacaaatacaaaatcaGTGTTAGGATTTtattgttcacttaaaagatttgttcaaaaacttTACTTCAAAAAGAGCTGCTCACGGCTGAAGCTGGCTAATGCTAAGTCACAGTCATTACTTAAGTTTCAAGCTGTATCAAACTGTACTTTTCAGGTGTATCAGGGTGTGAAGAGACACGGTTTTATTCAGCCTCACATTCTGGCCGAGCAAGATGTGGTCATCACCACTTATGACGTGTTGCGCACTGAACTCAATTACGTCGACATCCCCCACAGCAATAGCAAAGATGGCCGACGATTCCGCAACCAGAAGCGCTACATGGCCATACCGAGCCCTCTAGTGGCTGTGGAGTGGTGGCGCGTTTGTTTGGATGAAGCTCAGATGGTGGAGTGCACCACAGCCAAGGTGATCAAATCATTATTACAGCATAGAAATATTTACCATGTTTGCCTCTCAAAGATTACACAGACAGAGAATAGCTTCATTTGGGGCCAATGAAAAGGCAAGGAAGTAAATTTTTACTATTAGAaattcaatctctctctctctttttttcaggCTGCAGAAATGGCTTTGCGTCTCACATCTGTTAATCGTTGGTGTGTCAGTGGAACACCTGTGCAGAGAGGTTTGGAAGGTGAGAAAGCTGGAATAAATTAATATCTCGCTAATGTCTGACTTGGGTTTTGAAGCTAAAAATATATCTGAAATTTCTCAGCCTTATGCTAATATTAATCTTGCTGTTTGTGTATTTGTTCTGTGTcggagggcggagggcggggccgggtcgtgattccacacacccggcccctaattaggctcaTTAAGCCTGACAGGGATGAGGCCGACCGGAGAAGgcagtgtaacacagttcagtggaaaggaggtggcgagaaccggcttgacagtataaatgataatttaatgagaaacttaaccaaaaagacaaacacatacacaggtgtcggacagctgtccgtaacactctctctgtcacactgccgtctccggtcggccttatgaaaaggcttatttttatttattttctaaccAACTTTTCATCGAAACCATTGTTGCCAAGTATACTAAATGCAGTACAGATTTGTATattccatgctgtttttcagtaaATGAACATTTGAGattgatatttaatcattttaatttatataatgaaccagtaaatagtaataaacagcaactTTTACATATGTaacatattataataaataatatatttaataatgatatttaaataataaaacattttaattaatgcaaaaaatgCTATCTCTGCACTTCTTAAGACACTGGCCTATGGCGCAGTCTTTAGGAGAAGCTCAGGCTTTCATTgccaaataatatttttatatatttatatataattttataacgCATCAAAATAATTTGGAATATATCATAAATATTctatatatcacccagccctactctaAAGCTTGATTGTGCAAATATATGTAGTGCTGGAACACTAGAAAGACAACCCAATATAACCAGAAATGACATTGTTTTtgatttaatgtttgttttttttgtttttttatttaatatgttttttattgaATCTTTTAGATTTGTATGGTCTTGTCCTGTTCTTGGGTGTTGATCCTTACTGGGTTAAGTATTGGTGGGACCAGTTACTCTATCGCCCGTACCGCCATGGCAATACGGGACCGCTGTACAGTGTCATTGGTCAACTACTGTGGCGATCTGCCAAAAAAGATGTCATTGATCAGGTTAGTGGTTAACTACCACAAAAATGTCCTTATGcactacaaaaaaattataataaaaagtctgtatttttgtcttggttacaagtaaaaatatctaaacatgctTGAAACAAGACAtctttacttgaaaagcaaattggcaaaatattacgacttgtttttagagaaatataacaaaattcAGTGAGGTTTATGtttcaaaaatgttgtcatttttcGTCTCGTTTTCAgcaagttttgatatttttactggaaagcaaTACAAAATTCTGAGTAATAAAATGATTACAAGGTTAACAGACTCTCGTCATTGTCTTAATTTGATGGCATGTGCTTTGCAGATCCAAATTCCCCCTCAAGCAGAAGAGATCCACTGGCTCAACTTCTCCCCAGTAGAAGGACACTTTTACCATCGCCAGCATGAGGTTTGCTCCCAGGATGCTCTTCTCAAGCTAAGGAAGATCTCTGATTGGTCGCTGAAGCTGGGCAGTTTGGACAGACGCACTGTCACCACTATACTATACCCGCTTCTGCGACTACGCCAGGCCTGCTGCCATCCGCAAGCCGTCAGGGGAGAATTCCTGCCTTTCCAGAAAAGGTGGGTTCCTTACTGATTCCTAGAAAGATTCCTAAAGGGCACAGATGTTTGAATAAGTGATCGGTTGTTTGGGAAATTAAGTACTCTTGTTCATTTTGTCCAAACTGATTTTCCTGTTGAAGCACAATGACTATGGAGGAGTTATTGAAGTCCCTGCAGAAGAAGTGTCGTGTGGAGTGTGAAGAGGCTCACAGGCAGCTGGTGTGTGCTCTTAATGGTCTGGCTGGAATCCATATCATCAGAGGTACTAATCAGTAAACACCTGTTTATTCACCTGTAGATGTGCTGGCTGCTGTGGACATTTGTAAATATGTAACTACATTTCCTGTCTGCTTAAGGCGAGTTTGTAGATGCAGCAGAGATGTACAGAGAAGTGTTACGATCATCTGAAGAACATAAAGCAAGACTGAAAACTGATTCCCTTCAGGTAAAGAATTGCAATTCAATTTCAGTTCATTTCTACTCGTATTCAGTTCCAGTAATGGTTCAATTCATATTCAGTTCCAATTCTAATTCAATTTATTCCCTCTTCAAATAAGTTTCTTTTTATGTAAACACTCTCTTTAAATGAACACTCACTCACAGTCTTTCTTTGGCTTTTAACATTTCTTGGCTGAAAAtatagaggcttcacgctacccACAATCTGATGGAACTTCTAAATGCTAAGCATCCCGGGATACCTCCAACCCTGAGAGATGACAGTCTAAAAGAAGAGGTTGGTATAATGAGTCAAGCCCACAAGACACCTATGTTACATGCAGTATTTGTTTTAATCAGAATGTGGGTTTGGTTTGCAAATGAGTTCTGGTTCTTTGTGTTTTCTCCTAAGGCTGAACAGCTAAAGCAACATTACATGGCCAAGGTGAACTCAGAGGTTTCTGAAGCACATCAGAACCTACAACCTGTTCTTCTACACATTAAAGAGCTAAAACGCAAGGTAAAAGCACAGAGATCGTCCAATTGcagctttttaattatttttttcttacgtTTTTAAATAATTGTGTACCGTGCCTTAGGTAAACCTTCGCTCCCCCTGGTGGCTGGACGTCATACAGCAGGCGATGCAGTACTCCATGGACGATGACCTCATCAGCCGCATCCAAAATGAGCTGACCTGCAGTTATAAACAACAAGCCAACAAGCTCTCATTAGCAGACAAGTAATCCAGCATCCATTCCTTAATGAATTGCGGATTAGTGTTTTTTTAGCATGGACATAGGTATTGTTGCACATATTTAATGAAATCTCTCATATGTAGGTTTCGAGATGCCCGTGGGCTTCAGTTTCTGCTCAGCACTCAAATGGATGATTTGATGAAATCGCAGAAAACTGTCCAGGATGCTGTTAAGAAGCTAGAGGGGCCACCGTCACAACAAGTCATCGAGGAGACGACACTTTGCCACCTGCGGCCCGTTCGTATGCCACTGAACAAGTAAAATCTTTTCAATGTTctagatgaagtgtgtaatttctattaCACTAGCGCCGCCAAATGGAACTGCAGAAATATTGACtgtttaaacaaacatttaaagaggccctattatgcttttggggattttacctttcctttagtgtgtaatatagctgtttgtgcatgtaaaagggctgcaaagttacaaagcacaaagtccatgccaaaGGGAGTTATCGTCTCCCACAgtaaacactgctcctgaactgcctgccATTACTTCCTTgacttagctatgtcactatgtaacacatttgcataataggACTACTTTGGTTATGGTAAGGGGAGTTACATTTCCGACACCCGCTCTAagctgttgaccaatcagtgcagactgggctttttggaaaggggggatttaaagagacaggagctacaacagagggtgaaaagagctATCATatctgcagcaatgtacagtatgagaaaaatgtgttttttgaacattaaaggatgtaaacctattctagtagacccccaaaataaaattatgaacctgtaaatgagcataatatgggctctttaaaacaTTTCAACAAGCCCACGGAGAttgtgcattattattatttttctcacaATTTCAATATAATAAAGAAGGCAAGTTATATTGACTTTATCACgtgatctttaaaaaaataataatgcatggcATCCCtgagactgtgtgtgtttggAAACATTATTGATATTTTGTTAGAAGAAGCTAGTGTCACAGGAATGACTCTCTTCTTCTTTAAATCTCATACTTACAAATGATTGtagttgtttttcttttgaatttaacatttgttttttttatttatttgttctttagcTGTGTATTTTGCAAAGCGGACGAACTTTTTACAGACTACGAGTCAAAACTATTCTCTCACACGTAAGTTATAAAACACACTGGATAGTGTGGAATTTATAGGGATAGCTCcactaaaaatgaaagttctgtcatcaccCGCTCACccgcatgtcattccaaacctctccgtggaacaccaaaggatAAATTTAGCAGAATGGGGACCAAggattgtgaagctccaaaaatgcatcataaaagtagtgaaTATGAAATGTACACTAGATTCCAAATGTTCTTAAGCCATACAAAATAATTCTTTATTGCCTAtaaagcttatttaaaaaatatctggcttgacagctgtggtcataAATCACTTAttttattgcatggaaaagagcagcttggatgtTCTAATTCTAATAAATAACTTTGTTGTTCCACGgtagaaaaaaatgtaaatgttgacaATAGTTTCATTTTAGggggaactatttctttaaaagattACACATAGAAAAAAGTAAAGGCTCACAGACTGTATTGCCTGTGTTCTGGGCAGGGTGAAGGGGCAGACGGCCTTCTTCGAGGAGATGATTGAAGATGAGGATGGGCTGGTTGATGACAGACTCCCCACGACTAGTCGAGGTCTCTGGGCTGCCAGCGAGACAGAACGAGCCCTTAAAGCCACCCTGTCCTTCGCCAAGATCCGGCGCATGGAGTCTGGCCTCATAGAGGAGGGAAACACTTTTATGGAGCTCTTCGAGTCCTGGAAAAAAGAATATAAGGTTTGGGACCATATGTTGTCTTACTAGAATAGAAGAATCTTTCTTTATTACGACATAGTCAGAATCTGTTTCTGCATGTCACCATACACTGATTAAAATCGTATTCTTAAAGTGAGagtttccccaaaaatgaaaatgtacccgccctcatgttgttctaacccgaaaagcaaaatggcttaagatatTCCATGTAAAATGGTGCCATGGACTTTACAGTGACTGTCCCCATGAAGCACAGAGGAGTAATTGCATGACAAACACTAAAGATTCTTATGTCCCGCCAGCTGCTGCATGAGTACTGGATGTCGCTACGAGATCATGTGTCAGCCATCGATGAACTGGGCATGGCCACAGAAAGGATGCGTGTACGATTACCTGATGAACCAAAACCAAAAGTTCTGCATATCATAGAACCACACGAGGTAATGAAAACACAAAGAGCCCCAACAGCTAAAATATGATTTGTGATTTACACCAAGAGAAGTACGAaaatgtgtctgtttgtctttgaACAGGTGGAACAGAACCGAATAAAGCTCTTGAATGATAGGGCAGTGGCCAAATCACAACTACAGAAGAAACTTGGCCAGTTTCTCTATCTCACCAATCTGGAGAAGGTAAAGCATGCCATCTTTCCCAATTAAGATGGGCAATTTTCtacttttgtaatattttttttttttttttcttctgtgaagtCCACCAAAAACAGTCTTAACTGTTTCCATCCTGTCTCTCAAGACAAACTTTAAAGTCGGcctgacaaagccttgtctaaaAGATTaacaccaatttaaaaaaaataaaataattagtttgAAGGttacagatagaaagaaagagaaagaaaacaaggCAAGAGACAGTTAGGGCgctgtcacatttacctttgcacggcgaAATTCCAAGGGCGAAATAGTCATCTCAGTGGGAATCCACGTGTTCGTGAATTTCGTGCAATGGATTTCCGATG
This Myxocyprinus asiaticus isolate MX2 ecotype Aquarium Trade chromosome 20, UBuf_Myxa_2, whole genome shotgun sequence DNA region includes the following protein-coding sequences:
- the shprh gene encoding E3 ubiquitin-protein ligase SHPRH isoform X8; protein product: MSSRRKRAPPVRVDEEAKRRLDWNMLEDRRTEGDLEDIQESFPAPSDSCLVGPVLESSLGEGDQFFISSAEGPSEQEPSSSTQNSVLDTIELNVMPLSALDQEWNVLIGEFTLYAKIPIELGDDVLCLQQTGDRLSLSLNCNELGDKISGDPLSPVPVDCSFGGLLLEDLDWLQKRKIIKLHHMAGDGSLKLKIFLLELGLGRPEFLSEGNGRIKKASQLLQKLMELFYDFIIPEVMENEEEECDTDLERQNIEELYDYVRHRHQTEAAGQSFDVQHPGLIPVLRPYQSQAVNWMLSREKYKSISSKEQRLHFLWREVVTICGKKLFYNPYTGCLIREFPLAGMDWPGGILADEMGLGKTVEVLALILCNTRQNLEHGALTLPMGRSVNYFVPPPPLERQRTIKHEVRPKEKITYPAVREMLLTAIKEMKVGKGASVNAIFTYLRTMYKYDTLKNRNHIKKILTKLISENIVEQIKGRGLAGSFKLGKNYKEKKRPATLRTKSVENVTPRRTSRRVSVQEKEISMTSYTTASDSEDTVGSVEPPLLTEELKCEPDSLLEPVKPSVQSSTYSEHPQLKTPVDITDEDEPSQGTTEDSGNLHIESTESELFQSAQPEPKTPTRASVVPFNTPDYRFECICGELGLVDYKARVQCLNCLLWQHAECVNYKEENLETTPFYCPHCLVAMTPVSTGATLIISPSSICHQWVDEINRHIHTSSLRVLVYQGVKRHGFIQPHILAEQDVVITTYDVLRTELNYVDIPHSNSKDGRRFRNQKRYMAIPSPLVAVEWWRVCLDEAQMVECTTAKAAEMALRLTSVNRWCVSGTPVQRGLEDLYGLVLFLGVDPYWVKYWWDQLLYRPYRHGNTGPLYSVIGQLLWRSAKKDVIDQIQIPPQAEEIHWLNFSPVEGHFYHRQHEVCSQDALLKLRKISDWSLKLGSLDRRTVTTILYPLLRLRQACCHPQAVRGEFLPFQKSTMTMEELLKSLQKKCRVECEEAHRQLVCALNGLAGIHIIRGEFVDAAEMYREVLRSSEEHKARLKTDSLQRLHATHNLMELLNAKHPGIPPTLRDDSLKEEAEQLKQHYMAKVNSEVSEAHQNLQPVLLHIKELKRKVNLRSPWWLDVIQQAMQYSMDDDLISRIQNELTCSYKQQANKLSLADKFRDARGLQFLLSTQMDDLMKSQKTVQDAVKKLEGPPSQQVIEETTLCHLRPVRMPLNNCVFCKADELFTDYESKLFSHTVKGQTAFFEEMIEDEDGLVDDRLPTTSRGLWAASETERALKATLSFAKIRRMESGLIEEGNTFMELFESWKKEYKLLHEYWMSLRDHVSAIDELGMATERMRVRLPDEPKPKVLHIIEPHEVEQNRIKLLNDRAVAKSQLQKKLGQFLYLTNLEKVL
- the shprh gene encoding E3 ubiquitin-protein ligase SHPRH isoform X7, which encodes MENEEEECDTDLERQNIEELYDYVRHRHQTEAAGQSFDVQHPGLIPVLRPYQSQAVNWMLSREKYKSISSKEQRLHFLWREVVTICGKKLFYNPYTGCLIREFPLAGMDWPGGILADEMGLGKTVEVLALILCNTRQNLEHGALTLPMGRSVNYFVPPPPLERQRTIKHEVRPKEKITYPAVREMLLTAIKEMKVGKGASVNAIFTYLRTMYKYDTLKNRNHIKKILTKLISENIVEQIKGRGLAGSFKLGKNYKEKKRPATLRTKSVENVTPRRTSRRVSVQEKEISMTSYTTASDSEDTVGSVEPPLLTEELKCEPDSLLEPVKPSVQSSTYSEHPQLKTPVDITDEDEPSQGTTEDSGNLHIESTESELFQSAQPEPKTPTRASVVPFNTPDYRFECICGELGLVDYKARVQCLNCLLWQHAECVNYKEENLETTPFYCPHCLVAMTPVSTGATLIISPSSICHQWVDEINRHIHTSSLRVLVYQGVKRHGFIQPHILAEQDVVITTYDVLRTELNYVDIPHSNSKDGRRFRNQKRYMAIPSPLVAVEWWRVCLDEAQMVECTTAKAAEMALRLTSVNRWCVSGTPVQRGLEDLYGLVLFLGVDPYWVKYWWDQLLYRPYRHGNTGPLYSVIGQLLWRSAKKDVIDQIQIPPQAEEIHWLNFSPVEGHFYHRQHEVCSQDALLKLRKISDWSLKLGSLDRRTVTTILYPLLRLRQACCHPQAVRGEFLPFQKSTMTMEELLKSLQKKCRVECEEAHRQLVCALNGLAGIHIIRGEFVDAAEMYREVLRSSEEHKARLKTDSLQRLHATHNLMELLNAKHPGIPPTLRDDSLKEEAEQLKQHYMAKVNSEVSEAHQNLQPVLLHIKELKRKVNLRSPWWLDVIQQAMQYSMDDDLISRIQNELTCSYKQQANKLSLADKFRDARGLQFLLSTQMDDLMKSQKTVQDAVKKLEGPPSQQVIEETTLCHLRPVRMPLNNCVFCKADELFTDYESKLFSHTVKGQTAFFEEMIEDEDGLVDDRLPTTSRGLWAASETERALKATLSFAKIRRMESGLIEEGNTFMELFESWKKEYKLLHEYWMSLRDHVSAIDELGMATERMRVRLPDEPKPKVLHIIEPHEVEQNRIKLLNDRAVAKSQLQKKLGQFLYLTNLEKSQDMSTGDLNPEPCPICARPLGQEWAVLTCGHCFCNECISIIVEQYSVGNRRRAIKCAICRQTTSHSEISYVFTTQSANQGEDIPVKGSHSTKVEAVVRVLKKIQMTDPGAKSLVFSTWQGVLDIIAKALFDNNMEFAQINGIHKFQENLSAFKYEEKINILLLPLHTGSNGLNIIEATHVLLVEPILNPAHELQAIGRVHRIGQTKPTFVHRFLIKSTIEERMQAMLKTAEKSHSSTPMKHSEASVFTVADLAELFTEDGEALECHMTALAADSLRSDYRGRLFISCTCLFLPF
- the shprh gene encoding E3 ubiquitin-protein ligase SHPRH isoform X4; protein product: MSSRRKRAPPVRVDEEAKRRLDWNMLEDRRTEGDLEDIQESFPAPSDSCLVGPVLESSLGEGDQFFISSAEGPSEQEPSSSTQNSVLDTIELNVMPLSALDQEWNVLIGEFTLYAKIPIELGDDVLCLQQTGDRLSLSLNCNELGDKISGDPLSPVPVDCSFGGLLLEDLDWLQKRKIIKLHHMAGDGSLKLKIFLLELGLGRPEFLSEGNGRIKKASQLLQKLMELFYDFIIPEVMENEEEECDTDLERQNIEELYDYVRHRHQTEAAGQSFDVQHPGLIPVLRPYQSQAVNWMLSREKYKSISSKEQRLHFLWREVVTICGKKLFYNPYTGCLIREFPLAGMDWPGGILADEMGLGKTVEVLALILCNTRQNLEHGALTLPMGRSVNYFVPPPPLERQRTIKHEVRPKEKITYPAVREMLLTAIKEMKVGKGASVNAIFTYLRTMYKYDTLKNRNHIKKILTKLISENIVEQIKGRGLAGSFKLGKNYKEKKRPATLRTKSVENVTPRRTSRRVSVQEKEISMTSYTTASDSEDTVGSVEPPLLTEELKCEPDSLLEPVKPSVQSSTYSEHPQLKTPVDITDEDEPSQGTTEDSGNLHIESTESELFQSAQPEPKTPTRASVVPFNTPDYRFECICGELGLVDYKARVQCLNCLLWQHAECVNYKEENLETTPFYCPHCLVAMTPVSTGATLIISPSSICHQWVDEINRHIHTSSLRVLVYQGVKRHGFIQPHILAEQDVVITTYDVLRTELNYVDIPHSNSKDGRRFRNQKRYMAIPSPLVAVEWWRVCLDEAQMVECTTAKAAEMALRLTSVNRWCVSGTPVQRGLEDLYGLVLFLGVDPYWVKYWWDQLLYRPYRHGNTGPLYSVIGQLLWRSAKKDVIDQIQIPPQAEEIHWLNFSPVEGHFYHRQHEVCSQDALLKLRKISDWSLKLGSLDRRTVTTILYPLLRLRQACCHPQAVRGEFLPFQKSTMTMEELLKSLQKKCRVECEEAHRQLVCALNGLAGIHIIRGEFVDAAEMYREVLRSSEEHKARLKTDSLQRLHATHNLMELLNAKHPGIPPTLRDDSLKEEAEQLKQHYMAKVNSEVSEAHQNLQPVLLHIKELKRKVNLRSPWWLDVIQQAMQYSMDDDLISRIQNELTCSYKQQANKLSLADKFRDARGLQFLLSTQMDDLMKSQKTVQDAVKKLEGPPSQQVIEETTLCHLRPVRMPLNNCVFCKADELFTDYESKLFSHTVKGQTAFFEEMIEDEDGLVDDRLPTTSRGLWAASETERALKATLSFAKIRRMESGLIEEGNTFMELFESWKKEYKLLHEYWMSLRDHVSAIDELGMATERMRVRLPDEPKPKVLHIIEPHEVEQNRIKLLNDRAVAKSQLQKKLGQFLYLTNLEKSQDMSTGDLNPEPCPICARPLGQEWAVLTCGHCFCNECISIIVEQYSVGNRRRAIKCAICRQTTSHSEISYVFTTQSANQGEDIPVKGSHSTKVEAVVRVLKKIQMTDPGAKSLVFSTWQGVLDIIAKALFDNNMEFAQINGIHKFQENLSAFKYEEKINILLLPLHTGSNGLNIIEATHVLLVEPILNPAHELQAIGRVHRIGQTKPTFVHRFLIKSTIEERMQAMLKTAEKSHSSTPMKHSEASVFTVADLAELFTEDGEALEPCWSFSLFHDTSR
- the shprh gene encoding E3 ubiquitin-protein ligase SHPRH isoform X2; the protein is MSSRRKRAPPVRVDEEAKRRLDWNMLEDRRTEGDLEDIQESFPAPSDSCLVGPVLESSLGEGDQFFISSAEGPSEQEPSSSTQNSVLDTIELNVMPLSALDQEWNVLIGEFTLYAKIPIELGDDVLCLQQTGDRLSLSLNCNELGDKISGDPLSPVPVDCSFGGLLLEDLDWLQKRKIIKLHHMAGDGSLKLKIFLLELGLGRPEFLSEGNGRIKKASQLLQKLMELFYDFIIPEVMENEEEECDTDLERQNIEELYDYVRHRHQTEAAGQSFDVQHPGLIPVLRPYQSQAVNWMLSREKYKSISSKEQRLHFLWREVVTICGKKLFYNPYTGCLIREFPLAGMDWPGGILADEMGLGKTVEVLALILCNTRQNLEHGALTLPMGRSVNYFVPPPPLERQRTIKHEVRPKEKITYPAVREMLLTAIKEMKVGKGASVNAIFTYLRTMYKYDTLKNRNHIKKILTKLISENIVEQIKGRGLAGSFKLGKNYKEKKRPATLRTKSVENVTPRRTSRRVSVQEKEISMTSYTTASDSEDTVGSVEPPLLTEELKCEPDSLLEPVKPSVQSSTYSEHPQLKTPVDITDEDEPSQGTTEDSGNLHIESTESELFQSAQPEPKTPTRASVVPFNTPDYRFECICGELGLVDYKARVQCLNCLLWQHAECVNYKEENLETTPFYCPHCLVAMTPVSTGATLIISPSSICHQWVDEINRHIHTSSLRVLVYQGVKRHGFIQPHILAEQDVVITTYDVLRTELNYVDIPHSNSKDGRRFRNQKRYMAIPSPLVAVEWWRVCLDEAQMVECTTAKAAEMALRLTSVNRWCVSGTPVQRGLEDLYGLVLFLGVDPYWVKYWWDQLLYRPYRHGNTGPLYSVIGQLLWRSAKKDVIDQIQIPPQAEEIHWLNFSPVEGHFYHRQHEVCSQDALLKLRKISDWSLKLGSLDRRTVTTILYPLLRLRQACCHPQAVRGEFLPFQKSTMTMEELLKSLQKKCRVECEEAHRQLVCALNGLAGIHIIRGEFVDAAEMYREVLRSSEEHKARLKTDSLQRLHATHNLMELLNAKHPGIPPTLRDDSLKEEAEQLKQHYMAKVNSEVSEAHQNLQPVLLHIKELKRKVNLRSPWWLDVIQQAMQYSMDDDLISRIQNELTCSYKQQANKLSLADKFRDARGLQFLLSTQMDDLMKSQKTVQDAVKKLEGPPSQQVIEETTLCHLRPVRMPLNNCVFCKADELFTDYESKLFSHTVKGQTAFFEEMIEDEDGLVDDRLPTTSRGLWAASETERALKATLSFAKIRRMESGLIEEGNTFMELFESWKKEYKLLHEYWMSLRDHVSAIDELGMATERMRVRLPDEPKPKVLHIIEPHEVEQNRIKLLNDRAVAKSQLQKKLGQFLYLTNLEKSQDMSTGDLNPEPCPICARPLGQEWAVLTCGHCFCNECISIIVEQYSVGNRRRAIKCAICRQTTSHSEISYVFTTQSANQGEDIPVKGSHSTKVEAVVRVLKKIQMTDPGAKSLVFSTWQGVLDIIAKALFDNNMEFAQINGIHKFQENLSAFKYEEKINILLLPLHTGSNGLNIIEATHVLLVEPILNPAHELQAIGRVHRIGQTKPTFVHRFLIKSTIEERMQAMLKTAEKSHSSTPMKHSEASVFTVADLAELFTEDGEALECHMTALAADSLRPCWSFSLFHDTSR